One genomic region from Rhodospirillaceae bacterium encodes:
- a CDS encoding AAA family ATPase, producing the protein MENDQLPVVEFLSKPEAYGEHGLTVERVETHISEIFLIKDRAYKLKRAVRFPYLDFDTREKRRIACEAEVTINRRTAPQLYLGVKAVVRREDGKLALDGEGEVLDWLVEMVRFDQNYLFDRLALKGSLDRRIMEELGDVIATFHGLAEPVSKAGGLAGLAMIADNNAACFAQFGVGILDAEKVAHLNQELKRQINGLGPILDARKQNGQVRHCHGDLHLRNICLLDGRPTLFDAIEFSRDFSDIDVLYDLAFLLMDLDHRDLRGLANVCFNRYMDLTGEGEALGCMPIFMAVRASIRSHVALAAAQNLSDPSGAQALHNEAAQYLEMAIGYLESHSPRLIAVGGLSGSGKSHAAREIASLIGCAPGARVLRSDVLRKRLMGCHPLDRLGPEGYTPDVTSKTFQTLYAEVETALKTGHSVIADAVFSNTEQRDAIARVAEKLGVPFQGLWLEAPLEVMVQRVTDRKANASDAKADIVQLQTGYNLGDISWSRIDSSGTRRETLGKLSSVLGI; encoded by the coding sequence ATGGAAAACGATCAACTCCCTGTTGTCGAATTCCTCTCAAAGCCAGAAGCGTATGGTGAGCACGGCCTTACGGTCGAGCGCGTAGAAACCCATATATCCGAAATTTTCCTTATCAAAGATCGCGCCTATAAGCTGAAGCGGGCCGTGCGGTTTCCGTATTTGGATTTTGATACGCGGGAAAAACGACGCATCGCGTGCGAAGCGGAAGTCACAATCAACCGCCGGACGGCACCGCAATTGTATTTGGGTGTTAAGGCTGTTGTCCGCCGAGAGGATGGCAAGCTCGCGCTTGATGGAGAGGGGGAGGTTCTCGATTGGCTGGTGGAAATGGTGCGCTTTGATCAGAACTATTTGTTTGATCGATTGGCGCTTAAGGGTTCTTTGGATCGCCGGATCATGGAGGAGTTAGGAGACGTCATCGCTACGTTTCATGGCTTGGCGGAGCCTGTATCGAAGGCAGGAGGCTTGGCTGGATTGGCAATGATCGCGGATAACAACGCAGCGTGTTTTGCCCAGTTCGGCGTAGGTATTCTGGACGCTGAAAAGGTAGCGCACCTAAATCAGGAGCTTAAGCGCCAGATTAATGGACTGGGCCCGATTTTAGATGCCCGCAAGCAGAACGGACAGGTTCGCCACTGTCATGGCGACCTGCATCTTCGCAATATTTGTCTTCTAGACGGCAGGCCAACCTTGTTTGATGCCATCGAATTCAGCCGTGATTTTTCTGATATCGACGTTCTTTATGATCTGGCGTTTTTGTTGATGGATTTGGATCATAGGGACCTACGCGGTCTCGCCAACGTTTGCTTTAACCGATACATGGATCTCACGGGAGAAGGCGAGGCGCTGGGATGTATGCCGATCTTTATGGCTGTGCGCGCATCAATCCGATCTCATGTGGCTCTCGCAGCAGCTCAGAACTTAAGCGATCCTTCGGGAGCACAAGCTCTTCACAATGAGGCAGCGCAATATTTAGAGATGGCGATTGGCTATCTGGAGTCCCATTCGCCTCGGTTAATTGCGGTCGGTGGTTTGTCTGGCAGCGGAAAATCTCATGCAGCACGGGAGATTGCATCGCTTATTGGTTGTGCGCCAGGAGCCCGAGTGCTGCGCAGCGATGTTTTGCGTAAGCGGCTGATGGGATGCCATCCATTGGATCGCCTAGGTCCAGAAGGTTATACACCTGACGTAACCTCAAAAACCTTTCAAACTCTCTATGCGGAGGTCGAAACGGCTTTGAAAACAGGGCACAGCGTGATCGCGGACGCGGTATTCTCAAATACAGAACAGCGGGACGCCATCGCCCGCGTCGCAGAAAAATTAGGCGTACCCTTTCAAGGACTTTGGTTGGAAGCCCCCTTGGAGGTCATGGTACAACGGGTGACTGATCGCAAGGCCAACGCTTCGGACGCTAAGGCAGACATTGTCCAACTTCAAACCGGCTACAATCTGGGCGATATCTCCTGGTCCCGAATAGATAGTTCCGGGACGCGGCGAGAAACCTTGGGTAAATTGAGCTCTGTGCTGGGAATTTGA
- a CDS encoding cation diffusion facilitator family transporter gives MIPVESQRLLRLATYASVSVAAVLIVCKFGAWLVTDSVSLLSTMIDSMLDVLASLVNLIAVRHALQPADREHRFGHGKAEPLAGLAQAAFISGSAVFLVLESAERLIHPRDITSTDVGLIVMVFSIVLTLVLVGFQRYVVAKTGSVAIKADSLHYQTDVLVNLSVIVSLLLASKLGWTLADPIFAIGIVAYIVWGALKIGRSSLDLLMDHELPDIDRTRIRDISLSHTGVIDIHDLRTRSSGQQTFIQLHLEMDGNMTLFDAHEISDAVELSLQEAFPTAEVLIHEDPEGIEEHRAEFQ, from the coding sequence ATGATTCCCGTTGAATCTCAACGTCTTTTGCGGCTGGCGACCTATGCGTCTGTCAGTGTCGCGGCAGTTTTGATCGTTTGCAAATTCGGCGCTTGGTTGGTTACCGATTCGGTAAGTTTGTTGTCGACGATGATCGATTCCATGCTCGATGTGTTGGCGTCGCTGGTTAATTTGATTGCCGTTCGGCATGCGTTGCAACCGGCCGACCGTGAACACCGGTTTGGCCATGGAAAGGCGGAACCCTTGGCGGGTTTGGCACAAGCAGCGTTTATTTCTGGTTCTGCAGTGTTTTTGGTCTTGGAGTCGGCGGAACGTTTGATCCACCCAAGGGACATTACCAGTACCGATGTCGGTCTGATCGTGATGGTCTTTTCCATCGTCTTGACCTTGGTGCTGGTTGGGTTTCAGCGCTATGTGGTGGCAAAGACTGGATCTGTCGCGATCAAGGCAGATTCGCTTCATTACCAGACCGATGTTTTGGTCAACCTGAGCGTGATTGTCTCGTTGCTGCTCGCCTCAAAACTGGGGTGGACGCTTGCTGACCCTATCTTCGCCATTGGGATCGTAGCCTATATTGTTTGGGGCGCTTTAAAAATTGGTCGAAGTTCGCTTGATCTTCTCATGGATCATGAACTGCCGGACATAGATCGCACCCGTATTCGTGATATTTCCCTGTCCCATACGGGTGTCATTGATATCCACGATTTACGGACGCGCTCATCGGGCCAGCAGACATTTATCCAACTACATCTAGAAATGGACGGAAATATGACGTTGTTTGATGCCCATGAAATATCAGATGCGGTAGAGCTTTCTCTTCAAGAGGCATTTCCAACGGCCGAAGTTCTCATCCACGAAGATCCAGAAGGCATCGAAGAACACAGGGCTGAATTTCAATAG
- the pdxH gene encoding pyridoxamine 5'-phosphate oxidase encodes MSIPDSEDPISLFDTWFAEAEAAEPSLATACCLATADSKGIPSARMVLLKDADAEGFVFYTNQESRKGDELLSNPHAALCFHWKSLQRQVRVEGTVEQVTDEEADAYFATRPRGAQIGAWASKQSRALAGGFELEKRIAEYTAKFHIGTIPRPEFWCGFRIRPTAIEFWEEQLFRLHDRLVYTRTETGWTTERLFP; translated from the coding sequence ATGAGCATACCAGATTCCGAGGACCCAATCAGCCTATTTGATACGTGGTTTGCCGAGGCTGAGGCTGCCGAGCCCAGCCTTGCGACCGCTTGTTGTCTGGCGACCGCTGATTCCAAAGGTATACCGTCGGCCCGTATGGTTCTATTAAAGGACGCGGACGCCGAAGGATTTGTATTCTATACCAATCAGGAAAGCCGAAAGGGCGACGAACTTCTCAGTAACCCCCATGCAGCGCTTTGTTTTCACTGGAAGTCGTTGCAGCGCCAAGTGCGTGTCGAAGGTACGGTTGAGCAGGTAACTGATGAAGAAGCCGACGCTTATTTCGCCACCCGACCCCGTGGCGCGCAAATCGGTGCTTGGGCGTCAAAACAGTCACGCGCACTGGCAGGGGGGTTTGAGTTGGAAAAGCGGATTGCCGAATATACTGCGAAATTTCACATCGGCACGATACCGCGGCCGGAATTCTGGTGCGGATTTCGGATTAGACCGACGGCAATCGAATTTTGGGAAGAACAATTGTTCCGACTGCATGATAGGTTAGTATACACACGCACCGAAACTGGATGGACAACGGAGCGGTTATTCCCGTGA
- a CDS encoding glycine zipper 2TM domain-containing protein, translating to MKFKNLTVVLLSASLLGACAQDGTVNKEGIGTLVGAGLGALVGSRVGGGKGRLAAVALGALGGAYLGSKLGQQLDAADRARAERAQEEAHTTPVGKTIAWNNPDSGNSGTFTPTRDGTDRQTGNYCREYKTTINVGGKYEEAYGTACRQADGTWRIQK from the coding sequence ATGAAGTTTAAAAACCTCACCGTCGTCCTGCTCAGCGCCAGCCTTTTGGGAGCCTGTGCCCAGGACGGAACCGTCAATAAAGAAGGGATCGGCACTTTGGTCGGTGCCGGTCTTGGCGCCCTGGTCGGCTCTCGCGTTGGTGGCGGCAAAGGACGGCTCGCCGCTGTTGCACTTGGTGCCCTCGGCGGTGCCTACTTAGGCAGTAAACTTGGACAGCAGTTGGACGCTGCCGATAGAGCACGGGCGGAACGCGCTCAAGAAGAAGCCCACACAACCCCCGTTGGAAAAACCATCGCTTGGAACAATCCTGACAGCGGCAACTCCGGCACCTTCACACCAACCCGCGATGGCACGGATCGGCAGACCGGCAATTATTGCCGCGAATATAAGACGACAATTAACGTGGGTGGAAAATACGAGGAAGCCTATGGCACCGCATGCCGCCAAGCAGACGGCACCTGGAGGATTCAAAAATAG
- a CDS encoding DnaJ domain-containing protein, translating to MKNPYQILGVSTNASQTQIKKAYREKAQELHPDKRPDDPKAEDVFKDISAAYNLLSNQDTRNQFDRDEITMTGSRRKPQSKPRQRQGPKSSAKRPFDRFFRQRATKSENPLKIKGTNVTYTLTVDFATAAKGAKKRVSMTTGKRLEVNVPPGTEDGQILRLKGQGMEGIGGGANGDAHVEIRVKPDSLFSRDGHNLKVSIPVTLQEAVMGAKIEVPTIDGPVTVTIPEGSNTGTVLRLKGKGLQKPTGKTRGDQYIELKVVLPKKTDGEFTDFVKRWGPDHTYDVGRPKSPAKQET from the coding sequence ATGAAAAACCCGTATCAAATCCTTGGCGTCTCGACAAATGCCAGTCAGACACAAATAAAGAAAGCCTATCGGGAAAAAGCGCAGGAACTTCATCCAGACAAACGGCCTGACGATCCTAAGGCCGAGGATGTCTTCAAGGACATCTCCGCAGCCTATAATTTACTGTCTAATCAAGACACGCGGAATCAATTCGACCGGGATGAAATCACCATGACCGGGTCGCGTCGCAAGCCCCAGTCCAAACCCCGGCAACGCCAAGGACCAAAATCATCGGCGAAGCGTCCGTTCGATCGTTTCTTCCGGCAACGAGCGACCAAATCAGAAAATCCCCTGAAGATTAAAGGAACCAATGTCACTTATACCCTGACGGTAGATTTTGCGACTGCCGCCAAGGGGGCCAAAAAACGAGTCAGCATGACAACCGGCAAGCGTCTGGAGGTCAACGTTCCCCCAGGCACCGAAGATGGCCAAATTTTACGATTAAAAGGTCAAGGTATGGAGGGTATTGGTGGCGGTGCAAACGGCGATGCCCACGTCGAAATTCGGGTCAAACCGGACTCTCTATTCAGCCGTGACGGTCACAATCTAAAGGTAAGCATTCCAGTTACGCTGCAAGAGGCCGTTATGGGGGCTAAGATTGAGGTTCCCACGATTGATGGCCCTGTAACGGTGACGATTCCGGAAGGCTCCAATACCGGCACAGTTCTACGTCTGAAAGGCAAGGGCCTGCAAAAGCCAACAGGAAAAACCCGGGGCGACCAATACATCGAACTCAAAGTCGTCCTCCCCAAAAAGACCGATGGCGAATTTACCGATTTCGTAAAACGCTGGGGGCCGGATCATACATACGACGTGGGCCGGCCAAAATCACCTGCCAAGCAAGAGACTTGA
- the fabI gene encoding enoyl-ACP reductase FabI, giving the protein MTGTQPLMAGKKGLIMGVANDRSIAWGIAKAAHAQGAELAFTYQGEALKKRVEPLAESLGSDTVFPCDVTNLNSVDALFDNLREKWGKLDFVLHAIAYSDKDELKGRYVDTSLENFSQSMMISCYSFTAICQRAAPIMTEGGSLLTLTYLGGERVVPHYNVMGVAKAALEASVRYLAEDLGSDGIRVNALSAGPMKTLASSGIGDFRYILKWNEFNSPLRRNVTLDDVGGAGLYLLSDLSGGVTGETHHVDCGYHIVGMKAVDAPDISTV; this is encoded by the coding sequence ATGACGGGTACGCAGCCATTAATGGCCGGAAAAAAAGGTCTGATCATGGGCGTGGCGAATGATCGCTCCATTGCGTGGGGCATTGCCAAGGCGGCCCATGCGCAGGGTGCTGAACTCGCCTTTACCTATCAAGGGGAAGCCCTGAAAAAACGCGTCGAGCCGCTCGCCGAATCGCTTGGTTCGGATACGGTCTTCCCGTGTGACGTCACCAATTTGAACAGCGTAGATGCGCTCTTCGACAATCTTCGTGAGAAATGGGGCAAGCTAGACTTTGTTCTTCATGCCATCGCCTATTCCGATAAGGACGAGCTTAAGGGTCGTTATGTCGATACCAGCCTGGAAAACTTTTCCCAGAGCATGATGATTTCGTGCTATTCGTTCACCGCCATTTGCCAGCGCGCGGCACCGATCATGACCGAAGGCGGCAGCCTTTTGACCCTGACTTATTTGGGCGGCGAACGGGTCGTGCCGCATTACAACGTCATGGGCGTCGCCAAAGCAGCGCTAGAGGCCAGCGTGCGTTATTTAGCTGAAGATCTGGGCAGTGACGGCATTCGCGTTAACGCACTTTCCGCTGGACCAATGAAAACCCTGGCATCCAGTGGCATCGGGGATTTCCGCTACATTCTCAAGTGGAACGAATTCAATTCACCGCTCCGGCGCAATGTAACGTTGGATGATGTCGGGGGTGCGGGGCTGTACCTGCTAAGCGATCTTTCTGGCGGCGTGACCGGCGAAACCCATCATGTCGATTGTGGCTACCACATTGTTGGGATGAAGGCCGTCGACGCGCCTGATATTTCGACTGTCTGA
- the aroC gene encoding chorismate synthase has translation MPGNSYGTLFSVQTFGESHGPAIGCIVDGVPSGIELSEPDIQIYLDKRKPGQSKYTTQRKEPDQVKILSGVFEGQTTGTPIGLLIENQDTRSKDYGDIKDKFRPGHADYTYFKKYGFRDYRGGGRSSARETAMRVAAGAIARKILGDGVSIRAALIQIGPHEIDRNNWDWDQCAQNPFWSPDAAAAETWATYLDGIRKAGSSTGAVIEVVCSGVPVGLGSPLFDKLDGVIAHALMNIPAAKGVEIGAGFGAAALTGEENADEMRMKDGAVEFLSNNAGGMLGGISTGQDIVARVAIKPTSSILIPRKTVTVQGENTDIVTKGRHDPCVGIRGVPVVEAMMACVLADQMLLQRAQFGE, from the coding sequence ATGCCCGGCAACTCATACGGTACACTCTTTAGCGTTCAGACCTTCGGCGAAAGCCATGGCCCGGCCATCGGCTGCATTGTTGATGGCGTGCCGTCGGGCATTGAGTTATCCGAGCCTGATATTCAAATTTATTTGGATAAACGCAAGCCCGGTCAATCCAAGTACACCACCCAGCGTAAAGAACCCGATCAGGTGAAGATTCTTTCTGGTGTGTTTGAAGGCCAAACAACAGGCACGCCAATTGGCCTTTTGATTGAGAACCAGGACACCCGGTCCAAGGATTACGGTGATATTAAAGACAAGTTCAGACCTGGACACGCGGACTATACCTATTTCAAGAAATACGGTTTTCGAGACTATCGCGGTGGTGGTCGTTCCAGCGCACGCGAGACGGCAATGCGGGTTGCCGCCGGTGCCATTGCGCGGAAAATCTTAGGCGACGGCGTTTCCATCCGCGCAGCCCTGATCCAAATCGGTCCCCACGAAATCGACCGAAATAACTGGGATTGGGATCAGTGCGCACAAAATCCGTTTTGGAGCCCTGATGCTGCGGCTGCAGAAACCTGGGCGACGTACTTAGACGGCATCCGCAAGGCGGGGTCCAGTACCGGGGCAGTAATTGAAGTGGTTTGCTCCGGCGTTCCTGTTGGGTTGGGCTCGCCATTATTTGATAAACTCGATGGTGTGATTGCGCATGCCCTGATGAATATTCCCGCCGCCAAGGGCGTGGAAATCGGCGCAGGTTTTGGAGCGGCTGCCCTGACCGGTGAAGAAAATGCTGATGAGATGCGGATGAAGGACGGCGCTGTTGAGTTTCTGTCGAATAATGCCGGTGGCATGCTGGGCGGTATTTCGACAGGTCAAGATATCGTCGCGCGTGTTGCTATCAAACCAACCAGTTCTATCCTGATCCCTCGGAAGACAGTGACTGTTCAAGGTGAAAACACCGACATCGTCACCAAAGGCCGCCACGACCCCTGCGTTGGCATTCGCGGTGTGCCTGTCGTCGAGGCCATGATGGCCTGTGTGTTAGCTGATCAGATGCTGTTACAGCGCGCTCAGTTCGGAGAGTGA
- a CDS encoding TlyA family RNA methyltransferase, protein MATKGRAKKTRLDLLLVERGLAESQTQAQAVIMAGNVLSETKRLDKPGQQVAPDIQLTVKSREHPWVSRGGMKLAHGLEHFEIDVQGMRGLDIGASTGGFTDVLLAGGAAHVVAVDVGHGQFDWKLRNDPKVTLLERTNARHLTTDQVPNPPDIVVCDASFIGLRTVLPAAMALAASGAWLVALIKPQFEVAKELVEKGGVVRDPNLHQEVCDEISGWLDQLPDWQVMGVSESPVLGPEGNKEFLVAARKKAEAHSPN, encoded by the coding sequence ATGGCGACAAAAGGTCGGGCGAAGAAAACCCGTCTCGATCTTCTGTTGGTGGAGCGCGGGTTGGCTGAGAGCCAGACGCAGGCACAAGCCGTGATCATGGCTGGGAACGTTCTCTCAGAAACCAAGCGATTGGACAAGCCTGGCCAACAGGTCGCGCCGGACATTCAGCTGACAGTGAAAAGCCGCGAGCACCCTTGGGTTTCCAGGGGAGGGATGAAGCTGGCGCACGGTCTTGAACATTTTGAGATTGATGTTCAGGGAATGCGAGGCTTGGATATAGGCGCGTCCACTGGCGGATTTACCGATGTCTTACTAGCAGGGGGGGCCGCACATGTTGTTGCTGTTGATGTCGGCCACGGTCAATTCGATTGGAAACTTCGAAACGATCCCAAGGTCACGTTGCTAGAACGGACCAACGCCCGACATTTGACCACTGATCAAGTCCCGAACCCGCCAGATATCGTCGTTTGTGATGCGAGTTTTATTGGCTTGCGCACAGTCCTGCCTGCCGCAATGGCGCTGGCAGCATCGGGGGCCTGGCTCGTGGCTCTCATCAAGCCGCAGTTTGAGGTTGCTAAGGAGTTGGTTGAGAAAGGCGGAGTCGTTCGCGATCCCAATCTTCACCAAGAAGTTTGCGACGAGATCAGCGGGTGGCTTGATCAATTACCGGATTGGCAGGTGATGGGCGTGTCCGAAAGTCCAGTGTTAGGGCCTGAAGGCAATAAAGAGTTTTTGGTCGCGGCGCGGAAAAAAGCTGAGGCTCACTCTCCGAACTGA
- a CDS encoding 1-deoxy-D-xylulose-5-phosphate synthase: MTEEGQTPLLDKVKIPADMRDFSVEELKQLAQELRDETVRTVSRIGGHLGASLGVVELTVAIHNVFNTPDDRLIWDVGHQSYPHKILTGRRDRIHTLRQGGGLYGFTKRSESEYDPFGTAHSSTSISAGLGMAVARDFLGKDNNVISVIGDGAMTGGMAYEAMNNAGSMDARLIVILNDNDMSIAPPVGALSAYLSKLISSKSFRSVRHVAKEMSKKFPRTIEEAAGKVDEYTRGMVTGGTLFEELGLYYVGPVDGHNLDHLLPVLKNLRDDKESGPLLLHVVTKKGAGYEPAEQAYDKYHGVGKFNVVTGELHKAPANAPSYTNVYAKALIKEAEEDEKIVAVTGAMPSGTGLDKFGDVFPERTFDVGIAEQHAVTFCAGMATEGFKPFVTIYSTFLQRAYDQIVHDVAIQNLPVRFAIDRAGMVGADGQTHAGSFDVAYLGCLPNFVVMAAGDEAELMDMVATAVAHEDGPLAFRYPRGEGVGIDLPEKGTPLELGKGRIIREGTSVAILSFGGRLQESLKAADDLAAMGLSTTVADARFAKPLDEDLVRRLAKDHEVLITIEEGSIGGFGSYVLNFLALDGLLDAGLKVRPMTLPDRFIWHDSPYNQYESAGLNAHHIVATALTALGRADEIPQGASA, translated from the coding sequence TTGACGGAAGAAGGCCAAACGCCGCTGCTGGATAAGGTGAAAATCCCAGCGGATATGAGAGATTTCTCTGTGGAGGAACTCAAGCAACTCGCGCAAGAATTGCGCGATGAAACTGTTCGTACTGTGTCACGCATCGGCGGACATCTGGGAGCCAGCCTGGGTGTCGTTGAACTGACTGTGGCAATCCATAATGTTTTCAATACGCCAGACGACCGACTGATTTGGGATGTGGGGCACCAGTCCTATCCCCACAAGATTCTAACCGGTCGTCGTGACCGTATTCATACATTACGTCAGGGCGGTGGCCTTTACGGTTTCACCAAGCGTTCTGAAAGTGAATACGACCCCTTCGGCACGGCGCACAGTTCGACCTCTATTTCTGCAGGTCTCGGCATGGCTGTGGCGCGGGATTTCCTCGGTAAAGATAATAACGTTATCTCGGTAATCGGCGATGGTGCCATGACCGGCGGCATGGCTTATGAAGCTATGAATAACGCGGGTTCCATGGACGCACGCTTGATCGTTATCCTGAATGATAACGATATGTCGATCGCACCACCGGTTGGCGCGTTGAGCGCGTATTTGTCGAAGTTGATCTCGTCCAAATCCTTCCGCTCGGTGCGCCATGTGGCCAAGGAAATGTCGAAAAAATTCCCCCGCACAATTGAAGAAGCGGCCGGGAAAGTTGATGAATACACCCGTGGCATGGTCACTGGCGGTACATTGTTTGAAGAGCTGGGACTTTATTATGTGGGTCCTGTTGATGGCCATAATCTAGATCACTTGCTGCCGGTCCTAAAGAACCTGCGTGACGACAAAGAATCTGGCCCCCTGTTGCTGCATGTGGTGACCAAGAAGGGTGCCGGCTATGAGCCTGCAGAGCAGGCCTATGATAAGTATCATGGCGTCGGCAAATTTAATGTTGTGACGGGTGAGTTGCACAAGGCCCCGGCCAATGCACCGAGCTACACCAACGTTTATGCAAAAGCCTTGATCAAGGAAGCCGAAGAAGACGAAAAGATCGTCGCAGTGACAGGCGCAATGCCGAGTGGCACGGGGCTTGATAAATTTGGCGACGTGTTTCCCGAACGGACTTTCGATGTCGGCATTGCCGAACAACACGCGGTGACGTTCTGTGCAGGCATGGCAACGGAAGGTTTCAAGCCGTTCGTGACAATATATTCGACGTTCTTGCAGCGTGCCTATGATCAAATCGTGCATGACGTTGCGATCCAGAATTTACCCGTTCGCTTCGCTATTGATCGGGCGGGCATGGTGGGTGCTGATGGTCAAACCCATGCGGGTTCGTTTGATGTAGCTTACTTGGGCTGTCTGCCGAACTTCGTGGTGATGGCGGCGGGCGACGAAGCCGAATTGATGGACATGGTAGCAACTGCTGTTGCCCATGAAGACGGACCCCTGGCGTTCCGCTATCCGCGCGGCGAAGGCGTCGGCATTGATCTGCCTGAAAAGGGAACGCCCCTGGAATTGGGCAAGGGCCGCATTATCCGCGAGGGCACCAGCGTCGCGATCTTAAGTTTTGGTGGCCGCTTGCAGGAAAGCCTGAAGGCTGCGGATGATTTGGCTGCGATGGGATTATCGACCACAGTTGCCGATGCACGCTTTGCCAAACCGTTGGATGAAGACTTAGTGCGCCGTTTGGCGAAAGACCACGAAGTCCTGATCACAATTGAAGAAGGATCAATCGGTGGATTTGGCAGCTACGTCCTGAACTTCCTGGCGTTAGATGGGTTGCTGGACGCAGGCCTTAAAGTTCGGCCGATGACCTTGCCGGATCGCTTTATTTGGCATGACAGCCCTTATAATCAGTACGAAAGCGCTGGCTTGAACGCCCATCATATTGTGGCAACGGCGCTGACGGCGTTGGGACGGGCTGACGAAATTCCACAGGGCGCAAGCGCCTAA
- a CDS encoding polyprenyl synthetase family protein, with protein MEIRKPKTLIWIKDLLLTDIVNLLKEKADAIEDVLDRLLPSAQDPESRLMDAVRYSTLGGGKRIRPFLVVSGAALFSVDERCALRAGAAIEMIHCYSLIHDDLPAMDDDDLRRGQPTCHKKFDEATAILAGDALLTKAFEILGEPETHADPAVRAELVVSLARASGDAGMVGGQMLDLMAEERELDIPEITRLQRLKTGALISFSCEAGGILGKAPEPQRHALKAYAHDLGLAFQIADDLLDVEGTAEEVGKATGKDEAAGKATFVSLLGVERARDQANMLADQASQHLDIFGEKADCLKQLAQFVVKRRT; from the coding sequence ATGGAAATCCGGAAACCGAAGACGCTGATTTGGATTAAGGACTTACTTTTGACCGATATTGTAAATTTATTAAAGGAGAAGGCGGACGCCATTGAGGACGTCTTGGACAGGTTGCTGCCTTCTGCCCAAGACCCAGAATCCCGCCTTATGGACGCCGTTCGATATTCGACGCTTGGCGGTGGCAAGCGGATCAGGCCATTTCTAGTGGTCTCTGGTGCTGCGTTGTTTTCTGTCGACGAACGTTGTGCGCTTCGCGCCGGGGCGGCGATAGAGATGATCCACTGCTATTCACTGATCCACGACGATTTGCCGGCGATGGACGATGATGATCTCCGCCGAGGTCAGCCGACGTGTCACAAAAAGTTCGACGAAGCGACGGCGATCTTGGCAGGCGATGCGTTGCTGACCAAGGCGTTCGAAATTTTGGGAGAACCGGAAACCCATGCTGACCCTGCCGTACGAGCTGAACTGGTTGTCAGCTTGGCACGTGCTTCTGGCGATGCAGGCATGGTTGGTGGGCAGATGCTGGATTTGATGGCGGAAGAACGCGAGTTGGATATACCAGAGATTACGCGCCTGCAAAGATTAAAAACGGGCGCTCTTATTAGTTTCTCATGTGAGGCAGGAGGCATCTTGGGTAAGGCCCCTGAGCCGCAACGTCATGCGCTAAAAGCCTACGCCCACGATCTTGGGCTGGCCTTTCAAATCGCCGATGATTTGCTTGATGTTGAGGGCACGGCGGAGGAAGTCGGAAAGGCCACTGGCAAGGATGAAGCCGCTGGTAAGGCGACATTTGTGTCGCTATTAGGGGTTGAAAGGGCGCGAGACCAGGCCAATATGCTAGCGGACCAAGCGTCACAACACCTTGATATCTTCGGAGAAAAGGCAGATTGTTTAAAACAATTGGCGCAATTTGTGGTAAAACGACGTACATAA
- a CDS encoding exodeoxyribonuclease VII small subunit: MAENKIPSDIKKMSYEEALEELEDIVRQLEDGSGGLDDGIKAYERGAMLKRHCEAKLADAQMRVEKIVLNADGNPETEDADLD; encoded by the coding sequence ATGGCTGAGAATAAAATTCCTTCCGATATCAAGAAGATGTCTTACGAGGAAGCCTTGGAAGAACTCGAAGATATTGTGCGCCAATTGGAAGATGGTTCTGGCGGGCTGGATGATGGTATTAAAGCGTACGAGCGCGGCGCGATGTTAAAGCGCCACTGCGAAGCGAAATTGGCCGACGCTCAAATGAGAGTCGAAAAAATCGTCCTTAACGCTGATGGAAATCCGGAAACCGAAGACGCTGATTTGGATTAA